From Kaistella polysaccharea:
ATATTTGTGATGAATTTGGCGCCGACTGTTTGCGGTTGTATGAAATGTTCCTGGGACCATTAGAACAATCAAAACCATGGAATACACAAGGTTTAAGTGGAGTTTATGGTTTCTTAAAAAAATTCTATAACCTCTATTTTAATGGAAATAATTTCTATGTTTCGGAGGAAGAACCAACCAGACAAGAATACAAAATTCTGCATACTTTAATTAAAAAAGTAGTTTTTGATATTGATAATTTCTCGTTCAATACCTCTGTTTCTCAGTTTATGATCGCCGTCAACGAATTGCAAAAACTGAAAACAAATAAAAGAGCGATCTTAGAACCTTTGGCCATTATGGTTTCACCTTATGCACCACACATCGCGGAAGAATTGTGGTATAATTTAGGAAATAATAATTCTATCGAATTTGCGCCGTTCCCCGAATTTCAAGAAAAATATCTTGTTGAAGATGAAATTGCATATCCGGTAAGTTTTAATGGTAAAATGAGGTTTAAGCTTAATTTACCTGCAGATTTATCAATTCCGGAGATTCAGGCGGCTGTTCTTGCAGATGACCGCACAAAAGAACAGTTGCAGGGAAATAATCCTAAAAAAGTGATCATTGTCCCGAAAAAAATAATTAATATTGTCCTTTAGAGAAATTATAAGGAATTTCTAGATAAAACAATCAAATAAAGGAAGCCTTATTTTTATTAAATTTTTAACCGTTCATCTTATTTTGACGATTAATAGCAATAATCCATATATTTTTTGATGATATATGAATGTTAAACTTCAGTAACATTGAAAAAAATATTTCTATTCACCTTCAATAACTTGCACGATTAAATATTTTAACTTTATTTTACAGCTCGAAAAAATTTAAAAAAATAACAATTATAATTTAGTTTAGTATGGAAATGAATGTTTCAAACAACGAGGAGCAAGTAGTTGCTAAAAATTTAGGAGGATTAAATCCGGCCTTAATACTGCCTATTCTTTTGGTAATAGGGTATTTAATATATTACTTTGTACTAGGTAATCCAGGAAACTTTAAAGCTGATCCAAGGCTTAACGGAGCTTCTGTAGCATTCTCTGGTTTGGAAACGAAGGAATTACATCCTGAAGGTTTTATGGGAATTATATACATGGGTGGTGTAATTGTACCAATCCTTATTTCATTTATGATTATCGTAATCGTATTCTCAATTGAAAGAGCATTGGTTCTTAAGAAAGCTGCAGGTGCAGGAAATGTAGACAGTTTTGTTTTAAACGTAAGAAGATTGCTAAATCAAAATAAAGTTGATGAAGCGATTGAAGAATGTGACAGACAAGAAGGTTCTGTTGGTAATGTTGTAAAAGAAGGTTTAACTACCTACAAAGCATTATCCCATGACACTAGTTTGAATAAAGAGCAGAAAATGGTTGCATTAAACAAATCAATCGAAGAAGCTACCACACTTGAAATGCCGATGTTGGAGAAAAACATGATGATTCTTTCTACATTAGGTACTGTAGCAACCTTAGTTGCACTATTAGGAACGGTAATCGGGATGATTAAAGCTTTCCAGGCGTTAGGTTCAGGAGGTGGAACACCAGATTCAGCTGCATTATCAATCGGTATTTCTGAGGCTTTGATTAACACAGCTTTAGGTATTGGTACTTCTGCAGTTGCGATTATTTTCTATAACTATTTTACTTCTAAGATTGACGGATTAACGTTCAAAATTGACGAGATCGCAATGTCAATCCAACAGTCTTTCGCTGAATTCCACTAAGAATTTCGCACTGATTGGAGATCCGGTATTTTAATGGATCTCAAAAAACAGAAGTTTAATATAAAATAATTTACAATGGCGAGAGTCAAACCAAAAAGACATAATATAAGGGTAGATATGACGGCGATGACCGATGTATCATTTCTACTCCTTACATTCTTTATCCTTACGGCTCAGTTTGCAAAACCTGATGTCGAGACGATTACCACGCCATCTTCTATATCTGAAAAGTTACTTCCAGATGCCAGTTTAATGACTATTTTGAGTACAACAGACGGAAGATTCTATTTTACCCCCGTGGAAAATCCGAAAGAGCGAATGGCTCTTTTAGAAAAAATGGGAGAAAAATATGGTATGAAATTTAATGACCAGGAGAAAGTTGCTTTTGCAA
This genomic window contains:
- a CDS encoding MotA/TolQ/ExbB proton channel family protein, whose translation is MEMNVSNNEEQVVAKNLGGLNPALILPILLVIGYLIYYFVLGNPGNFKADPRLNGASVAFSGLETKELHPEGFMGIIYMGGVIVPILISFMIIVIVFSIERALVLKKAAGAGNVDSFVLNVRRLLNQNKVDEAIEECDRQEGSVGNVVKEGLTTYKALSHDTSLNKEQKMVALNKSIEEATTLEMPMLEKNMMILSTLGTVATLVALLGTVIGMIKAFQALGSGGGTPDSAALSIGISEALINTALGIGTSAVAIIFYNYFTSKIDGLTFKIDEIAMSIQQSFAEFH
- a CDS encoding ExbD/TolR family protein, whose amino-acid sequence is MARVKPKRHNIRVDMTAMTDVSFLLLTFFILTAQFAKPDVETITTPSSISEKLLPDASLMTILSTTDGRFYFTPVENPKERMALLEKMGEKYGMKFNDQEKVAFANAQSIGVPMNQLKGFLDLKDEDRKAFKSKTGIPMDSANAQLIDWVQQSLAVNPDYKLAIKGDTQTKYPKVKALFEGLRDIDFLKFWLITSQETAQ